In the Magnetospirillum sp. 15-1 genome, one interval contains:
- a CDS encoding thiolase family protein produces MKLQRDVFIAGVGETKFGKSDLEFDALGRLAALEALRASNIDRPTMVQSAYVGNGTNGMVTGQTVLKDLGMCGHMPIINVESACSAGGMAVHLAIRDVACGLSELSLAIGAENHSLHMATGTAFSTGLTDIETVHGAVMTGKYAMRANRYMHETGATAADLAQITVKNRRHATNNPNAWFKGEISIEAVLASRTVASPLTLQQCCGIADGAGAVVVGSAQMMKKLGIDKPIKVAGSVVRSGPYHNRPRDITGDDITEESAHQLYEESGIDPRDVNMVELHDAFTIAELLYYECLGLCGKGEGLKFLRDGNATHGGQCVVSPRGGMLSYGHPIGASGAAQIAACVKQMRHQCPGFQVETPRVAMTHVTGGGLSGTEHAACTMHMLVQGW; encoded by the coding sequence ATGAAGCTGCAACGAGATGTGTTCATCGCCGGCGTGGGCGAAACCAAATTCGGCAAGAGCGATCTGGAATTCGACGCGCTCGGCCGTCTGGCGGCGCTCGAGGCCTTGAGAGCCTCCAACATCGACCGCCCGACGATGGTTCAAAGCGCCTATGTGGGCAACGGCACCAACGGCATGGTGACCGGTCAGACGGTTCTCAAGGACCTGGGCATGTGCGGCCACATGCCCATCATCAACGTGGAAAGCGCCTGTTCGGCCGGCGGAATGGCCGTGCATCTGGCCATCCGCGACGTGGCCTGCGGCCTTTCGGAACTGTCGCTGGCGATCGGTGCCGAGAACCATTCCCTGCACATGGCCACCGGCACCGCGTTCTCGACCGGCCTCACCGATATCGAGACCGTGCATGGCGCCGTCATGACCGGCAAATACGCCATGCGAGCCAACCGCTACATGCACGAGACCGGGGCGACCGCCGCCGATCTGGCCCAGATCACCGTGAAGAACCGCCGTCACGCCACCAACAATCCCAATGCGTGGTTCAAGGGCGAGATCTCGATCGAGGCGGTCCTGGCCTCGCGCACGGTGGCCAGCCCCCTGACTCTCCAGCAGTGCTGCGGCATCGCCGACGGCGCCGGCGCGGTGGTGGTCGGCTCAGCCCAGATGATGAAGAAGCTGGGGATCGACAAGCCGATCAAGGTGGCGGGAAGCGTCGTTCGCTCCGGGCCGTATCACAACCGTCCCCGCGACATCACCGGCGACGACATCACCGAAGAATCCGCGCATCAGCTCTACGAGGAATCGGGCATCGATCCGCGGGACGTCAACATGGTGGAACTGCACGACGCCTTCACCATCGCCGAATTGCTGTACTACGAATGCCTGGGCCTGTGCGGCAAGGGCGAGGGGCTCAAGTTCCTGCGCGACGGCAATGCCACCCATGGCGGCCAATGCGTGGTCAGCCCGCGCGGCGGGATGTTGTCCTATGGGCATCCCATCGGGGCCTCGGGGGCGGCCCAGATCGCCGCCTGCGTCAAGCAGATGCGCCATCAATGCCCGGGCTTCCAGGTCGAAACCCCCAGAGTCGCCATGACCCACGTCACCGGTGGCGGCCTCTCGGGAACCGAACATGCGGCCTGCACCATGCACATGCTGGTTCAGGGTTGGTAG
- a CDS encoding OB-fold domain-containing protein — translation MSDKKDSKKADITFFHPDLLEVPKDGALPYLKGYRCKHCGQLDFPKLSPCPNCWHDEFEVVPLSRTGLLYSVSDIYVGQAGLPTPYVFGYVDLPENLRIFAQLEGAPGTFKCDDKVELCIGTVRMNRDGLPLQSYKFRKLGAPQGASSDSLFKQWNTVD, via the coding sequence ATGTCGGACAAAAAAGATTCTAAGAAGGCCGATATCACATTTTTTCACCCTGATCTTCTTGAGGTGCCGAAGGACGGTGCACTGCCTTATCTCAAGGGATATCGCTGCAAGCACTGTGGGCAGCTTGATTTTCCCAAGCTGAGTCCTTGCCCCAATTGCTGGCACGATGAGTTCGAGGTGGTGCCGCTCAGCCGCACCGGCCTTCTCTATAGCGTCAGCGACATCTATGTCGGTCAGGCCGGTCTGCCCACGCCTTATGTGTTCGGTTACGTGGACCTCCCCGAGAACCTGCGGATTTTCGCTCAGCTGGAGGGGGCTCCCGGGACCTTCAAATGCGACGACAAGGTCGAGCTGTGCATCGGCACCGTCCGCATGAACCGGGATGGCCTGCCTCTGCAAAGCTACAAGTTCCGCAAGCTCGGGGCGCCCCAGGGAGCCTCTTCGGACAGCCTGTTCAAGCAATGGAACACGGTCGATTAG
- a CDS encoding acyl-CoA thioesterase, with protein sequence MQGDLVVGESIEISSAPRGRLSTRAIAMPADTNPFGHVFGGWMLAQMDLAGGTHAYRRAGGHCPTIAVEGMEFLEPVHVGDEVSCYTEIIRVGRTSISIRIQAWVRRNGGSDRLVKVTSAIFTYVAIDPQGRKRAVPPEE encoded by the coding sequence ATGCAAGGTGATCTGGTGGTGGGGGAGAGCATCGAGATCAGCAGTGCTCCCCGGGGACGGCTCTCCACCAGGGCCATCGCCATGCCCGCCGACACCAATCCGTTCGGCCACGTATTCGGAGGATGGATGCTGGCCCAGATGGACCTGGCGGGCGGCACCCACGCCTATCGGCGCGCGGGGGGCCATTGCCCGACCATCGCCGTGGAAGGAATGGAGTTCCTCGAACCTGTCCATGTGGGCGACGAGGTGAGCTGCTACACCGAGATTATCCGGGTCGGGCGGACCTCGATCTCGATCCGCATTCAGGCCTGGGTCCGCCGAAATGGCGGCAGCGACCGGCTGGTGAAGGTCACCAGTGCCATCTTCACCTATGTGGCGATCGACCCGCAGGGCCGCAAGCGGGCCGTTCCGCCCGAGGAATAA
- the maiA gene encoding maleylacetoacetate isomerase, which produces MQIHNFFRSGTSHRLRIALNLKGLDYEYVAVDLRSEQHLGAAFKALNPQGLVPALVEGDLVLTQSPAIIEWLEERYPQPPLLPAAPDDRARVRALAAIVGCDIHPINNRRILEYLRKSLGCDETAVLAWCATWIMAGFDALEAMLAADRRRGAFCFGATPTMADVYLVPQVESARRFKVDLSPYPTIVAVDRACGELDAFRRAAPEEQPDAR; this is translated from the coding sequence ATGCAGATCCATAATTTCTTCCGCAGCGGCACCTCGCACCGCCTGCGCATCGCGCTGAACCTGAAGGGGCTGGACTACGAGTACGTGGCGGTCGATCTCAGGAGCGAGCAACATCTGGGCGCCGCCTTCAAGGCCCTCAATCCACAAGGGCTGGTTCCCGCCCTGGTGGAGGGCGATCTGGTCCTGACCCAGTCGCCGGCCATCATCGAATGGCTGGAGGAACGCTATCCCCAGCCGCCCCTGCTGCCCGCCGCCCCGGACGACCGGGCGCGGGTCCGTGCCCTGGCAGCCATCGTCGGCTGCGACATCCACCCCATCAACAACCGGCGTATCCTGGAATACCTGCGCAAGTCGCTGGGCTGCGACGAAACGGCGGTGCTCGCCTGGTGCGCTACCTGGATCATGGCAGGATTTGACGCCCTGGAGGCCATGCTGGCCGCCGACCGGCGGCGCGGCGCCTTCTGCTTCGGCGCCACCCCGACCATGGCCGACGTCTATCTGGTCCCCCAGGTGGAAAGCGCCCGGCGCTTCAAGGTCGATCTCTCGCCCTATCCCACTATCGTCGCCGTCGACCGGGCCTGTGGCGAACTCGACGCCTTCCGGCGCGCCGCTCCCGAGGAGCAGCCCGATGCAAGGTGA
- a CDS encoding 3-hydroxybenzoate 6-monooxygenase, with protein sequence MSKQDSVIVAGGGIGGLAAALALVRRGFSVEVLEQAAEIGEIGAGIQLGPNAFHAFDALGVGEAARRRSVFTDEMVMHDALDESLVARVPTGEAFRQRFGNPYAVIHRADVHLSLLEGAQATGRVRFLTSTRVEKVEQDADGVTVYDQHGKAHRGVALIAADGVRSVVRQQLVGDPPRVSGHVVYRAVVDRKDFPEDLQWNAASIWVGPNYHLVHYPLRGGEQYNVVVTFHSRNAEEWGVTEGSREEVVSYYTDTCPRARRLIDLPKSWKRWATADREPIGQWSFGRITLLGDAAHPCCNIWRKARAWRWRMR encoded by the coding sequence ATGAGCAAGCAGGATTCGGTGATCGTCGCCGGCGGCGGCATCGGTGGACTGGCGGCGGCCCTGGCCCTGGTACGCCGGGGATTCTCGGTCGAGGTTCTGGAACAGGCCGCCGAGATCGGCGAGATCGGCGCCGGCATCCAGCTTGGCCCCAACGCCTTCCACGCCTTTGACGCCCTGGGGGTGGGCGAGGCCGCCCGCCGCCGCTCGGTGTTCACCGACGAGATGGTGATGCACGATGCCCTGGACGAGAGCCTGGTGGCCCGTGTCCCCACCGGCGAGGCGTTCCGCCAGCGCTTCGGCAATCCCTATGCGGTGATCCACCGCGCCGACGTGCATCTGTCGCTGCTGGAAGGCGCTCAGGCGACCGGGCGCGTCCGCTTTCTCACCTCGACCCGGGTGGAAAAGGTCGAGCAGGATGCCGACGGCGTCACCGTCTATGACCAGCACGGCAAGGCCCATCGCGGCGTGGCGCTGATCGCCGCCGACGGCGTCCGCTCGGTGGTCCGCCAGCAGCTGGTCGGCGACCCGCCGCGCGTCTCCGGCCACGTGGTCTATCGCGCCGTGGTGGACAGGAAGGACTTTCCCGAAGACCTGCAATGGAACGCCGCCAGCATCTGGGTCGGCCCCAACTACCATCTGGTCCATTATCCCTTGCGCGGCGGCGAGCAGTACAACGTGGTGGTGACCTTCCACAGCCGCAATGCCGAGGAATGGGGCGTCACCGAAGGCAGCCGGGAGGAGGTGGTGTCCTACTACACCGACACCTGCCCGCGGGCGCGGCGGCTGATCGACCTGCCCAAGAGCTGGAAGCGCTGGGCCACCGCCGACCGCGAGCCCATCGGGCAGTGGTCGTTCGGCCGGATCACCCTGTTGGGTGACGCGGCCCATCCATGCTGCAATATCTGGCGCAAGGCGCGTGCATGGCGCTGGAGGATGCGGTGA
- a CDS encoding fumarylacetoacetate hydrolase family protein translates to MAHPDYLWPPPPVVSLPVRGTEARYPVNRIFCVGRNYHAHALEMGVPVDKANARPFYFTKSASTLVESGATVPYPCGTDNYHHEMELVVAIGAPGFRVSEAEAASLIHGYAAGLDMTRRDLQLVAREQGRPWDLGKDFERSAVCGEVVPIGALGVLSRGAITLAVNGQSRQSADLSQLIWSIPELLADLSKFYHLQPGDLIYTGTPDGVGAVRPGDRITGHIEGIGEVSLDIGQPE, encoded by the coding sequence ATGGCTCATCCCGACTATCTCTGGCCCCCGCCGCCCGTTGTCTCGCTGCCGGTTCGTGGCACGGAGGCACGCTATCCGGTCAACCGCATCTTCTGCGTCGGGCGCAACTACCACGCCCATGCCCTCGAGATGGGGGTGCCGGTGGACAAGGCCAACGCCCGCCCCTTCTACTTCACCAAATCGGCCTCGACCCTGGTGGAATCGGGGGCGACGGTGCCCTATCCCTGCGGCACCGACAACTATCACCACGAGATGGAGTTGGTGGTGGCCATCGGCGCGCCCGGTTTCCGGGTTTCCGAAGCCGAGGCCGCTTCCTTGATCCACGGCTATGCCGCCGGTCTCGACATGACGCGGCGCGACCTGCAACTGGTGGCGCGCGAGCAGGGGCGGCCCTGGGATCTGGGCAAGGATTTCGAACGTTCGGCGGTTTGTGGCGAGGTCGTACCCATCGGCGCCCTCGGCGTGCTGTCCCGGGGGGCGATCACCCTGGCGGTCAATGGCCAGTCTCGCCAGTCGGCCGACCTCTCCCAGCTGATCTGGAGCATCCCCGAACTGCTGGCCGACCTGTCGAAATTCTACCACCTGCAACCCGGCGACCTGATCTACACCGGCACTCCGGACGGGGTCGGGGCAGTCCGGCCCGGCGATCGCATCACGGGTCATATCGAGGGGATCGGCGAGGTTTCCCTGGATATCGGCCAGCCCGAGTAG
- a CDS encoding cupin domain-containing protein, which translates to MQELGRLADLPESYREDLTAQNLVPLWPSLRSVLPPGAPSRRTRPICWSYAALRPLLMRAGELTPIEKAERRVLVLANPGHGLDRMQASASIYLGMQLLLPGEWAPSHRHTPNAVRMIVEGEGAYTTVDGEKCPMSRGDLILTPTGLWHEHGHDGDQPVVWLDVLDLPLVYYLEASYVTEGKAQAVTRQGAERAYRSGGIVPSPVFGRTAQPYPMLRYPWSEARAALEALAAAEPRVEVVQVAYVNPETGADCQNILGFSALMLRPGESLTLPARSPAMVFHQIEGESEILVEDQRFRLAPADTCCAPGYVPVTLHNRSGDRPAFLFLADETPLHKKLGLYETRS; encoded by the coding sequence ATGCAAGAGCTCGGTCGACTCGCCGACCTGCCGGAAAGCTACCGGGAGGATCTCACCGCTCAGAATCTGGTGCCGCTGTGGCCCAGTTTGCGCAGCGTCCTGCCGCCCGGCGCACCGAGCCGGCGCACCCGGCCGATCTGCTGGTCCTATGCCGCGTTGCGCCCGCTGCTGATGCGGGCCGGGGAGCTGACGCCCATCGAGAAGGCCGAGCGCCGCGTCCTGGTGCTGGCCAATCCCGGCCACGGTCTGGACAGGATGCAGGCCAGCGCCTCCATCTATCTGGGCATGCAATTGCTGCTGCCCGGGGAATGGGCGCCGTCCCATCGCCACACCCCCAACGCGGTGCGCATGATCGTCGAGGGCGAGGGCGCCTATACCACGGTGGACGGCGAGAAGTGCCCCATGAGCCGGGGCGACCTGATCCTTACCCCCACCGGCCTGTGGCACGAGCACGGGCATGACGGCGACCAGCCGGTGGTGTGGCTCGATGTTCTCGACCTGCCGCTGGTCTATTACCTCGAGGCCTCCTATGTCACCGAGGGTAAGGCCCAGGCCGTCACCCGCCAAGGCGCCGAGCGCGCCTACCGGAGCGGCGGCATCGTTCCCTCGCCGGTGTTCGGCCGGACCGCCCAGCCTTACCCCATGCTGCGTTATCCCTGGTCGGAGGCGCGCGCCGCCCTCGAGGCGCTGGCCGCCGCCGAGCCCAGGGTGGAGGTGGTGCAGGTGGCCTACGTCAACCCGGAAACCGGCGCCGATTGCCAGAACATCCTCGGCTTCTCGGCCTTGATGCTGCGCCCCGGCGAAAGCCTGACGCTGCCGGCCCGCTCCCCGGCCATGGTGTTTCACCAGATCGAGGGCGAGAGCGAAATCCTGGTGGAGGACCAGCGCTTCCGGCTGGCGCCCGCCGATACCTGCTGCGCCCCCGGTTATGTGCCGGTGACACTGCACAACCGCTCGGGTGACCGGCCCGCCTTCCTCTTCCTGGCCGACGAGACGCCGCTGCACAAGAAGCTCGGCCTCTACGAAACCCGCTCCTGA
- a CDS encoding LysR family transcriptional regulator, with product MNISDTRLLSVFDEIYKTRSVSRAAEALGLGQPAVSIALGKLRQHFSDPLFVRTSGGMDPTPLAEELWGPIRTALDALGEALGRRSAFDATSSERRFRICMTDISQMVILPRLWSPLRATAPSVRIEALPLASAGQTAQLLESGAADLAIGFMPHLDAGFYQQVLFRQHYVVLASADHARVRSGLDLEQFQTEEHVAFTTAGTGHQIIDQELARQGIHRRVALTIPNFVGAAFAIERTNLLMIIPRRLGELLRGRGEFSIFPLPFPMPDYAVKQYWHERYHHDPGSRWLRTLISHVVAEESADGYTS from the coding sequence ATGAACATCTCCGACACCCGTCTGCTGAGCGTCTTCGACGAGATCTACAAGACCCGCAGCGTCAGCCGCGCCGCCGAGGCGCTCGGCCTGGGCCAGCCGGCGGTGAGCATCGCCCTGGGCAAACTGCGCCAGCATTTTAGCGATCCGCTGTTCGTCCGCACCAGCGGCGGCATGGACCCGACTCCGCTGGCCGAGGAATTATGGGGGCCGATCCGGACGGCGCTCGACGCCCTGGGCGAGGCGCTGGGGCGTCGCAGCGCCTTTGACGCCACCTCCTCGGAACGCCGCTTTCGCATCTGCATGACCGATATCAGCCAGATGGTAATCCTGCCCCGGCTTTGGAGCCCGTTGCGTGCCACCGCCCCCAGTGTCCGTATCGAGGCGCTGCCGCTGGCCAGTGCAGGCCAGACGGCCCAATTGCTGGAAAGCGGCGCCGCCGATCTGGCCATCGGCTTCATGCCCCATCTGGATGCCGGCTTCTATCAGCAGGTGCTGTTCCGCCAGCATTACGTCGTCCTGGCCAGCGCCGACCACGCCCGGGTTCGCTCCGGCCTCGATCTCGAGCAGTTCCAGACCGAGGAGCATGTGGCCTTCACCACCGCCGGCACCGGCCACCAGATCATCGACCAGGAACTGGCCCGCCAGGGCATCCATCGGCGGGTGGCGCTCACCATCCCCAACTTCGTCGGGGCCGCCTTCGCCATCGAGCGCACCAACCTGCTGATGATCATTCCCCGGCGCCTGGGGGAATTGCTGCGCGGCCGCGGTGAATTCAGTATCTTTCCACTGCCGTTCCCCATGCCGGATTATGCCGTCAAACAGTACTGGCACGAACGCTATCACCACGATCCCGGCAGCCGCTGGCTGCGGACGCTGATTTCCCATGTGGTGGCGGAAGAATCCGCTGACGGATACACCTCTTGA
- a CDS encoding DUF1489 domain-containing protein, whose translation MIHLIKLAVGCDGIDALKTFQAARLAAFGHVFHLTRAVPKRADELTEDGSIYWVIKGFITARQRVLDVQRDWDEEGRPRCRLILDAEVISVESRAMKPFQGWRYLPPDSAPRDRRPGEQEPPPEMAAELRALGLI comes from the coding sequence ATGATTCATCTTATCAAGTTGGCAGTCGGCTGCGACGGCATCGACGCCTTGAAGACATTCCAGGCGGCTCGGTTAGCCGCCTTCGGCCACGTCTTCCACCTGACCCGCGCAGTTCCCAAGCGCGCCGACGAACTGACCGAGGACGGCTCGATCTATTGGGTCATCAAGGGGTTCATCACCGCCCGCCAGCGGGTACTGGACGTGCAGAGAGACTGGGATGAGGAAGGACGGCCGCGCTGCCGCCTGATCCTGGATGCGGAGGTGATCAGCGTGGAGTCACGCGCCATGAAGCCGTTCCAGGGCTGGCGCTACCTGCCCCCCGATTCCGCCCCACGTGACCGCCGCCCGGGCGAACAGGAACCACCTCCCGAAATGGCCGCCGAACTGCGGGCGCTGGGGCTGATCTGA
- a CDS encoding phage baseplate assembly protein: protein MADPENRVTLWVDGQQHEGWSTAAVALNLDHIAGDFSLTLTEEYLAGGQLRRQPVRAGQACRLHDLRRTAATRMAELGVPVEHIARVLNHAPRGVTATVYDKHTYVPEKRRALDTWANYLESLVTPQDGESNIVPLRG, encoded by the coding sequence ATGGCTGATCCGGAAAACCGCGTCACCCTGTGGGTGGATGGCCAGCAACATGAGGGGTGGTCAACCGCCGCCGTGGCGTTGAACCTGGACCACATCGCCGGTGACTTCAGCCTGACCCTGACCGAGGAATATCTGGCGGGCGGTCAACTGCGGCGCCAGCCGGTAAGGGCCGGGCAGGCGTGCCGGTTGCACGACCTGCGCCGCACGGCAGCTACGCGCATGGCCGAACTCGGAGTTCCGGTCGAGCATATCGCCCGCGTGCTGAACCACGCCCCGCGAGGCGTTACGGCTACGGTGTACGACAAGCACACATACGTGCCGGAAAAACGGCGGGCACTGGATACCTGGGCGAACTACCTGGAAAGTCTGGTAACGCCCCAGGACGGCGAGAGCAACATTGTGCCGCTCAGGGGATAG
- a CDS encoding type II toxin-antitoxin system RelE/ParE family toxin → MPRVTYSKPAISDIAKIGAHIAKHNKPVSVSFVASIKEKCQTIASAPLIGREHEDYGAGIRSFPLGNYVIFYQPDSFGITVVRVLHGARDIARLMSEEPGYS, encoded by the coding sequence ATGCCTCGCGTCACCTATTCGAAGCCAGCAATCAGCGATATTGCCAAGATTGGCGCCCATATAGCAAAGCATAACAAGCCGGTGTCGGTGAGCTTTGTTGCCAGCATAAAGGAAAAATGCCAAACCATCGCTTCCGCTCCCCTTATTGGGCGGGAGCATGAAGATTATGGGGCGGGCATTCGTAGCTTTCCTCTTGGCAATTATGTCATTTTTTACCAGCCCGATAGCTTCGGCATAACCGTTGTTCGCGTCCTTCATGGAGCGCGAGATATAGCCCGGCTCATGTCTGAAGAACCGGGCTATTCCTGA